A genomic region of Cannabis sativa cultivar Pink pepper isolate KNU-18-1 chromosome 1, ASM2916894v1, whole genome shotgun sequence contains the following coding sequences:
- the LOC115706356 gene encoding cellulose synthase-like protein D3 produces the protein MTSKSFKASRSNISASSDVLDGKPPLPPQVTFARRTSSGRYVSYSRDDLDSELSSQDFMNYTVHIPPTPDNQPMDPSISQKVEEQYVSNSLFTGGFNSVTRAHLMDKVIESEANHPQMAGAKGSSCAIPGCDAKVMSDERGADILPCECDFKICRDCYIDAVKTGGGICPGCKESYKNTDLDEVAVDNNARPLPLPPPNGMSKMERRLSLMKSTKSGLMRSQTGDFDHNRWLFETKGTYGYGNAIWPKEGGFGNGKDDESSEPTELMSKPWRPLTRKLKIPAAILSPYRLLILIRMVVLVLFLIWRVKHKNEDAIWLWGMSVVCEIWFAFSWLLDQLPKLCPINRATDLNVLRDKFETPSPNNPTGKSDLPGIDIFVSTADPEKEPPLVTSNTILSILAADYPVEKLACYVSDDGGALLTFEAMAEAASFANTWVPFCRKHNIEPRNPESYFNLKRDPYKNKVKPDFVKDRRRIKREYDEFKVRINGLPESIRRRSDAYHAREEIKAMKIQRQNRDDEPVESVKIPKATWMADGTHWPGTWLTPGPEHSKGDHAGIIQVMLKPPSDEPLIGTPDDSGFLDLTDVDIRLPLLVYVSREKRPGYDHNKKAGAMNALVRASAIMSNGPFILNLDCDHYIYNSQAMREGMCFMMDRGGDRLCYVQFPQRFEGIDPSDRYANHNTVFFDVNMRALDGLQGPVYVGTGCLFRRIALYGFDPPRAKEHHPGCCSCCFGRKKKHVSVGTTLEEHRALRMGDSDDEEMNLSLLPKRFGNSTFLIDSIPVAEYQGRPLADHPAVKNGRPPGALTIPRELLDASTVAEAISVISCWYEDKTEWGQRVGWIYGSVTEDVVTGYRMHNRGWKSVYCVTKRDAFRGTAPINLTDRLHQVLRWATGSVEIFFSRNNALLASPRMKVLQRIAYLNVGIYPFTSIFLIVYCFLPALSLFSGQFIVQSLNVTFLSYLLTISVTLCMLAVLEIKWSGIELEEWWRNEQFWLIGGTSAHLAAVLQGLLKVVAGIEISFTLTSKSAGDDLDDEFADLYIVKWTSLMIPPITIMMVNLIAIAVGFSRTIYSVIPQWSRLIGGVFFSFWVLAHLYPFAKGLMGRRGRTPTIVFVWSGLIAITISLLWVAINPPAGTNQIGGSFQFP, from the exons ATGACATCCAAGTCCTTCAAGGCGAGCCGATCTAATATATCGGCGAGTTCTGATGTGCTTGATGGGAAGCCTCCATTGCCTCCACAGGTGACATTTGCCCGAAGAACATCCTCAGGCCGCTATGTTAGCTACTCAAGAGATGATCTTGATAGTGAACTTAGTAGCCAAGACTTTATGAactatacagtccacatacctCCCACCCCGGATAACCAGCCCATGGATCCATCAATCTCACAGAAGGTTGAAGAGCAATATGTGTCGAATTCCCTATTTACAGGCGGGTTCAACAGTGTTACTCGAGCTCATCTTATGGACAAGGTGATTGAGTCTGAAGCAAACCATCCTCAGATGGCTGGTGCAAAGGGTTCATCATGTGCAATTCCTGGCTGTGATGCCAAAGTAATGAGTGATGAACGGGGCGCTGATATTCTCCCCTGTGAGTGTGATTTCAAGATATGTCGGGATTGCTATATTGATGCTGTTAAAACCGGTGGTGGCATTTGTCCTGGATGCAAAGAATCATATAAGAACACAGATTTGGATGAGGTTGCTGTGGATAATAATGCTCGGCCGCTTCCACTTCCACCTCCCAACGGGATGTCTAAAATGGAAAGGAGGCTGTCTTTGATGAAATCAACCAAGTCCGGGTTGATGAGGAGTCAAACTGGGGACTTTGATCACAACAGGTGGTTGTTTGAAACTAAAGGAACTTATGGATATGGGAATGCCATTTGGCCTAAGGAAGGCGGTTTTGGAAATGGTAAAGATGATGAATCCTCTGAACCAACTGAATTGATGAGTAAACCATGGAGACCTCTTACACGGAAGTTAAAGATACCTGCTGCTATTCTAAGTCCATATAg GCTTCTCATTCTTATTCGTATGGTGGTCCTTGTTTTGTTTCTGATTTGGAGGGTCAAGCATAAGAATGAAGATGCCATTTGGCTATGGGGAATGTCTGTTGTTTGCGAGATTTGGTTTGCTTTTTCGTGGCTTCTTGATCAATTGCCCAAGCTCTGTCCAATCAATCGTGCAACTGATCTCAATGTATTGAGGGACAAATTCGAAACACCGAGCCCAAACAACCCCACTGGAAAATCAGACCTTCCGGGGATTGATATTTTTGTTTCTACTGCAGATCCTGAGAAAGAACCTCCACTTGTCACTTCAAACACCATCCTCTCCATTTTAGCTGCTGATTACCCAGTTGAGAAGCTTGCTTGCTATGTTTCTGATGATGGAGGTGCCCTTCTGACCTTTGAAGCCATGGCTGAAGCTGCCAGCTTTGCTAATACTTGGGTCCCATTCTGCCGTAAACATAACATTGAGCCTAGAAATCCTGAATCTTACTTTAACTTAAAGAGAGATCCTTACAAGAACAAAGTGAAGCCTGACTTTGTCAAAGATCGGAGAAGGATAAAGCGTGAGTATGACGAGTTCAAGGTTCGCATTAATGGACTTCCTGAATCTATTCGCCGTCGTTCTGATGCCTATCATGCTCGCGAGGAGATTAAAGCTATGAAGATTCAGAGGCAGAACAGGGATGATGAGCCAGTTGAAAGTGTGAAAATTCCAAAGGCAACATGGATGGCTGATGGAACTCATTGGCCAGGGACTTGGTTGACTCCTGGACCTGAGCATTCAAAAGGAGATCATGCTGGTATTATACAG GTGATGTTGAAACCTCCCAGTGATGAACCACTTATAGGAACTCCTGATGATTCTGGGTTCCTTGATCTCACTGATGTTGATATCCGCCTTCCTCTACTTGTTTATGTTTCTCGTGAGAAACGTCCAGGCTATGATCACAACAAGAAGGCAGGAGCTATGAATGCCCTGGTTAGGGCCTCAGCTATTATGTCCAATGGCCCATTCATCCTCAATCTTGACTGTGATCACTACATATACAACTCTCAGGCAATGAGGGAAGGCATGTGTTTCATGATGGATCGTGGTGGTGACCGCCTTTGCTATGTCCAATTCCCTCAGAGGTTTGAGGGTATTGACCCGTCAGATAGATATGCCAATCACAACACTGTCTTCTTTGATGTTAACATGCGAGCCCTTGATGGGCTTCAGGGTCCAGTCTATGTCGGAACTGGTTGCCTCTTTCGTAGGATTGCCCTTTATGGATTTGACCCTCCTCGTGCTAAAGAACACCATCCAGGTTGTTGCAGCTGCTGCTTTGGTCGTAAGAAAAAGCATGTTTCAGTTGGAACCACACTTGAAGAGCACAGAGCTCTAAGAATGGGTGATTCTGATGATGAAGAGATGAATCTCTCCTTGCTCCCCAAGAGGTTTGGGAACTCTACTTTCCTCATTGATTCAATCCCAGTAGCAGAGTACCAAGGTCGTCCTCTTGCTGACCACCCAGCCGTGAAGAATGGACGCCCCCCGGGTGCTTTGACCATTCCCCGCGAGCTTCTTGATGCATCAACTGTTGCTGAGGCTATCAGTGTCATCTCCTGTTGGTACGAAGACAAGACCGAGTGGGGACAACGGGTTGGCTGGATTTACGGATCTGTTACTGAAGATGTGGTTACGGGATACAGAATGCACAACAGAGGATGGAAATCAGTTTATTGTGTGACAAAGCGTGATGCCTTCCGTGGAACTGCTCCAATCAATCTAACCGATAGGCTGCATCAGGTCCTTCGATGGGCTACTGGCTCTGTTGAGATTTTTTTCTCCCGAAACAATGCTCTTCTTGCCAGCCCAAGAATGAAGGTTCTTCAAAGAATTGCATACCTCAATGTTGGAATTTACCCTTTCACCTCAATCTTCCTTATTGTGTACTGCTTCCTGCCAGCGCTTTCGCTCTTCTCGGGTCAATTCATTGTCCAGTCTCTGAATGTCACTTTTCTCAGCTATCTCCTTACCATATCCGTGACTCTATGCATGCTGGCTGTGCTGGAGATCAAATGGTCGGGCATCGAGCTAGAAGAATGGTGGAGAAACGAGCAGTTCTGGTTGATTGGAGGAACTAGTGCTCACCTTGCTGCAGTGCTTCAAGGTCTACTGAAAGTTGTCGCTGGTATCGAAATCTCTTTCACCTTGACATCAAAATCAGCTGGTGATGATTTAGATGATGAGTTTGCTGATCTCTACATTGTCAAATGGACATCACTCATGATACCGCCCATCACAATCATGATGGTCAACTTGATTGCCATAGCAGTCGGGTTTAGTAGGACGATATACAGCGTGATACCACAATGGAGCCGGTTGATCGGTGGAGTTTTCTTTAGCTTCTGGGTTTTGGCTCATCTCTACCCATTTGCCAAAGGTTTGATGGGGAGACGGGGAAGGACACCGACCATTGTTTTTGTATGGTCGGGACTGATTGCGATCACCATTTCCCTTCTTTGGGTTGCAATCAATCCTCCTGCTGGGACTAACCAAATTGGAGGTTCATTCCAATTCCCTTGA
- the LOC115705948 gene encoding ATP synthase gamma chain 1, chloroplastic-like, which yields MSLSNASFWVSAKPSISSTFLQNPKPLLFPIPLHNGGSRSSSIPKVHCGIRELRERIDSIKNIQKITEAMKLVAVAKVRRAQEAVINGRPFSETLVEVLYDINERLQFEDIDVPLTNVRPVKKVALVSITSDQGLCGGFNSGIIKKVENRITDLEKLGLDYTVVSVGKKGNSYFSCRPNFHVDKFIEAGSFPTTKEAQTIADNVFSLFLSEEVDKVELVYTKFLSLIRFSPVIHTLLPLSPKGKVVDVNGNSVDAFEDEFFRLTTKKGKLSVEWDKAKKGSKGLSPLMEFEQDPAHILDAMMPLYLNSQILRALEESKASELAARMTAMTNATDNAADLIKTLSTAYNRARQAKITGEILEIVAGAEGFRNMD from the coding sequence ATGTCTTTATCCAATGCCTCCTTTTGGGTAAGTGCAAAACCTTCAATTTCTAGTACATTCCTGCAAAACCCAAAACCCCTTTTGTTTCCCATTCCTCTTCATAATGGTGGCTCTCGATCTTCATCAATCCCTAAAGTTCATTGTGGCATacgagagttgagagagcgaatTGATTCAATAAAGAATATCCAGAAGATAACCGAAGCCATGAAGCTTGTTGCCGTTGCCAAGGTTCGCAGAGCTCAAGAAGCAGTGATCAATGGCCGGCCCTTTTCAGAGACTCTTGTTGAGGTTCTGTACGACATTAATGAGCGGCTTCAGTTTGAAGACATAGATGTTCCTTTGACAAATGTTAGACCCGTGAAGAAAGTTGCCCTTGTATCCATTACAAGTGACCAAGGTCTTTGTGGTGGTTTCAACAGTGGAATTATCAAAAAGGTCGAGAATCGTATCACTGATTTGGAGAAACTTGGATTGGATTACACTGTTGTTAGTGTTGGGAAAAAGGGCAACTCTTATTTTAGTTGCAGGCCTAATTTTCATGTAGATAAGTTTATTGAGGCAGGGAGTTTTCCAACTACGAAAGAGGCTCAGACTATTGCTGACAATGTTTTCTCGCTCTTTCTCAGCGAAGAAGTTGATAAGGTTGAGCTTGTTTATACCAAGTTCTTGTCTTTGATTAGATTTAGTCCTGTTATTCATACCTTGCTTCCTTTATCACCAAAGGGAAAGGTTGTTGATGTGAATGGGAATAGTGTTGATGCATTTGAAGATGAGTTTTTTAGGCTTACAACTAAGAAAGGGAAGTTGAGTGTGGAGTGGGATAAAGCTAAAAAAGGAAGCAAAGGATTGTCCCCTCTCATGGAATTCGAGCAAGACCCTGCTCATATTCTTGATGCTATGATGCCTTTGTATCTGAATAGCCAAATACTAAGGGCATTGGAAGAAAGTAAGGCTAGTGAGCTTGCCGCGAGGATGACTGCTATGACTAATGCAACTGATAACGCAGCCGACTTAATTAAGACTCTTTCAACCGCCTACAATCGCGCAAGACAGGCAAAGATTACTGGAGAGATTTTGGAAATTGTTGCAGGAGCTGAAGGATTTAGAAATATGGACTAA
- the LOC115705950 gene encoding transcription factor-like protein DPB encodes MGNRTQPTTGADEDEDLPGLATTASGQSVSMSGSVGSPSSRSEQTMATPASDNTFLRLNHLDIHGDDAGSQGAVGTKKKKRGQRAVGGDKSGRGLRQFSMKVCEKVESKGRTTYNEVADELVAEFADPGSSVTTPDQQQYDEKNIRRRVYDALNVLMAMDIISKDKKEIQWKGLPRTSVSDIEELKTERLGLRNRIEKKTAYLQELEEQYVGLQNLIQRNEQLYSSGNAPSGGVALPFILVQTRPHATVEVEISEDMQLVHFDFNSTPFELHDDNYVLKAMKFCETSSHGDDDEMAHNFITDGGEGSSRSSMYQTQVPPLPSISNTTVRNPTSPPLPGILKARIKHEH; translated from the exons ATGGGTAACCGAACCCAGCCAACCACCGGAGCTGACGAAGACGAAGACCTACCTGGGCTCGCCACCACCGCCTCCGGCCAATCGGTGTCCATGAGTGGCAGTGTGGGTTCACCCTCTAGCCGTAGCGAGCAGACCATGGCTACTCCCGCCAGCGACAACACTTTCCTTAGATTGAACCATCTCGATATTCATGGTGACGATGCCGGTTCCCAAGGGGCCGTTGG taccaaaaagaaaaagagaggtCAACGAGCTGTTGGGGGTGATAAGAGTGGAAGAGGGCTCCGCCAATTCAGCATGAAAG TGTGCGAGAAGGTAGAAAGCAAGGGAAGGACTACTTATAATGAG GTTGCTGATGAACTAGTAGCAGAGTTTGCTGATCCTGGCAGTAGTGTTACGACACCAGATCAG CAACAATATGATGAGAAAAACATCCGGCGAAGGGTATATGATGCCTTAAATGTTCTTATGGCAATGGATATTATATCAAAGGATAAAAAGGAAATACAATGGAAAGGCCTCCCACGTACAAGCGTCAGTGATATTGAAGAATTAAAG ACAGAACGTCTTGGTCTGAGAAATCGCATTGAGAAAAAAACTGCATATTTGCAAGAACTAGAGGAACAA TACGTAGGTCTTCAGAACCTGATACAACGTAATGAGCAATTATACAGCTCTGGAAATGCCCCCAGTGGGGGTGTAGCTTTACCTTTTATTCTTGTGCAA ACTCGTCCTCATGCAACTGTTGAGGTGGAAATATCAGAAGATATGCAACTGGTGCATTTTGATTTTAATAG CACACCTTTTGAGCTCCATGATGATAATTATGTCCTGAAAGCAATGAAATTCTGTGAAACATCTTCCCATGGGGATGATGATGAAATGGCACACAATTTTATCACAGATGGAGGTGAAGGTTCTAGCCGGTCGAGCATGTATCAAACGCAAGTTCCCCCTCTTCCTTCAATTTCAAACACAACAGTAAGGAATCCAACCTCACCCCCTCTACCTGGAATTCTAAAAGCACGCATTAAACATGAGCACTAA